The Hemicordylus capensis ecotype Gifberg chromosome 6, rHemCap1.1.pri, whole genome shotgun sequence genome window below encodes:
- the RPL28 gene encoding 60S ribosomal protein L28, producing the protein MSAHLQWMIVRNCSSFLIKRNKQTYSTEPNNLKARNSFRYNGLIHRKTVGVEPAADGKGVVVVLKKRAGQRKPATSYEKITINKNARATLSSLRHIIRKNNYRKDLRMAALRRASAILRSQKPVVVKKKRTRATKTA; encoded by the exons ATGTCTGCCCATCTGCAATGGATGATTGTCCGCAACTGCTCAAGTTTCCTCATCAAAAGGAACAAGCAAACATACAGCACG GAACCCAACAACCTTAAAGCCCGCAACTCTTTCCGCTACAATGGGCTGATCCATCGCAAGACGGTTGGGGTGGAGCCAGCGGCTGATGGGAAGGGCGTTGTTGTGGTCCTCAAGAAACGTGCTG GCCAGCGGAAGCCAGCCACCTCCTATGAAAAGATCACCATAAATAAAAATGCACGCGCCACGCTCAGCAGCCTCCGTCACATCATCCGCAAGAATAATTACCGCAAGGACCTGCGTATG GCTGCTCTGCGTCGTGCCAGTGCAATTCTTCGTAGCCAGAAGCCGGTGGTAGTGAAGAAGAAGCGGACTCGGGCTACCAAGACCGCATAA